One window of Trinickia caryophylli genomic DNA carries:
- a CDS encoding PaaI family thioesterase, whose translation MSDSHEQVGDAGLAIESPFIDHLGVRLVAAAGGESEVALALADSHLNTWQIAHGGVTMTLADVALATAARSLAGGGIGVVTVEMKVSFLQPGRGELRAFGRVLHRSTTMAYCEGEVRDSEGHFVAKAIGTFKYMRRLAVGRDVVEQRRRPTAAGKPGPSDG comes from the coding sequence ATGTCCGATTCGCATGAGCAAGTGGGTGACGCCGGGCTCGCGATCGAAAGCCCATTCATCGATCATCTCGGCGTGCGTCTCGTCGCGGCGGCCGGCGGCGAGAGCGAAGTCGCCCTCGCGCTGGCCGACAGCCATTTGAATACGTGGCAGATCGCGCATGGCGGCGTCACGATGACGCTCGCCGACGTCGCGCTCGCCACGGCTGCGCGCAGCCTCGCGGGCGGTGGAATCGGTGTCGTCACGGTCGAAATGAAGGTCAGCTTCCTGCAGCCCGGCCGCGGCGAGCTGCGCGCGTTTGGTCGCGTGCTGCATCGCTCCACGACGATGGCTTACTGCGAGGGCGAGGTGCGCGATAGCGAAGGGCATTTCGTCGCCAAGGCGATCGGTACTTTCAAGTACATGCGCCGGCTCGCGGTGGGCCGCGACGTAGTCGAGCAGCGTCGCCGGCCCACCGCGGCAGGCAAGCCGGGACCGAGCGACGGCTGA
- a CDS encoding 3-hydroxyacyl-CoA dehydrogenase NAD-binding domain-containing protein, which yields MPVEYTLRNGVAFIALDHPPVNALGAALRAGIAAALERALADPAAVAIVLTGKGEVFSGGADIAEFGTPAATASPDLPAVIAALEASAKPVVAALGGLAMGGGLELAMGARYRIAGRGARIALPEVKLGLLPGAGGTQRLPRGVGVARAIDLIVSGNAVKAQALAETALFDEIVDDAQLREAALRFAAQFAARAGGPQASGRGALLRDRPIDAEHVPQVLAAARERLAKAAPPLPAPAKCIDAIERGIVAGFEAGLAFERSCFEALSQTPESRALRHAFFSERAATKIADVPASTPVREIRRVGIVGAGTMGTGIAMCFADAGVPVTLVDIAEAPLQRSLADIRRNYDASVRKGRLDEATRDARFARIAPTLSYDALADADLVIEAVFEEMDVKTEVFARIDSIAKPGAILATNTSTLDVDRIAAVTKRPGDVLGMHFFSPANVMKLLEVVRGAQTAKDVLATVMRVARAIGKTAVVSGVCDGFIGNRMVEPYLKQALYLVEEGASPAQIDAAIEHFGFAMGPFRMSDLAGNDISWAIRKRRYREAPGLPYPRIADRVCEAGRFGQKTGAGWYDYRPGEREPHASPAIEAIIAAHREAIGSKPRAIGDEEIVGRLVYALVNEGARILADGIAAKASDIDAVYLNGYGFPAWRGGPMFYAQTVGLANVAAAIERYASQPNGEAFVIAPLLAETARDGGRFGA from the coding sequence ATGCCAGTGGAGTACACGCTTCGCAACGGGGTTGCGTTCATCGCGCTCGACCATCCGCCTGTCAACGCGCTCGGTGCGGCGCTGCGCGCAGGCATCGCCGCGGCGCTCGAGCGGGCGTTGGCCGATCCGGCGGCGGTCGCCATCGTGCTGACCGGTAAAGGGGAGGTTTTCTCGGGAGGCGCCGACATTGCCGAATTCGGCACGCCGGCGGCGACCGCCTCGCCCGACTTGCCGGCCGTCATTGCCGCGCTCGAAGCAAGCGCAAAGCCGGTGGTGGCCGCGCTCGGCGGTCTCGCGATGGGCGGCGGGCTGGAGCTGGCAATGGGCGCGCGGTATCGCATCGCCGGCCGAGGCGCGCGCATCGCCTTGCCCGAAGTGAAGCTCGGCCTTTTGCCCGGTGCCGGCGGCACGCAAAGGCTGCCTCGCGGGGTTGGCGTCGCGCGCGCGATCGATCTCATCGTCTCGGGCAATGCGGTAAAGGCACAGGCGTTGGCGGAAACCGCGCTGTTCGACGAAATAGTCGACGACGCCCAGCTACGCGAGGCCGCGCTCCGGTTCGCAGCACAGTTCGCAGCCCGGGCCGGGGGCCCGCAGGCCAGCGGGCGCGGCGCACTGTTGCGCGACCGGCCGATCGATGCGGAGCACGTGCCTCAGGTACTTGCGGCGGCACGCGAACGGCTTGCCAAGGCTGCGCCGCCGCTGCCGGCGCCTGCCAAATGCATCGATGCGATCGAGCGCGGCATCGTGGCGGGCTTCGAAGCGGGGCTCGCTTTCGAGCGGTCGTGTTTCGAGGCGCTGTCGCAAACACCTGAGAGCCGAGCGTTGCGGCATGCGTTTTTCTCCGAACGGGCTGCGACGAAGATTGCCGACGTGCCGGCGTCCACACCCGTGCGCGAGATTCGCCGCGTGGGCATCGTGGGGGCGGGCACGATGGGCACCGGCATCGCCATGTGCTTCGCCGACGCGGGCGTGCCCGTCACGCTCGTCGACATCGCCGAAGCGCCGCTGCAGCGCAGCCTCGCGGATATCCGGCGCAATTACGACGCGAGTGTGCGCAAGGGCAGGCTCGACGAGGCCACGCGGGACGCGAGGTTCGCACGCATCGCGCCGACGCTGTCGTACGATGCGCTCGCCGATGCGGACCTCGTGATCGAGGCGGTCTTCGAGGAAATGGACGTAAAGACCGAGGTCTTCGCGCGCATCGATTCGATCGCCAAGCCCGGCGCCATCCTGGCGACGAACACGTCGACACTCGACGTCGATCGTATCGCGGCCGTCACGAAGCGGCCCGGCGACGTGCTCGGCATGCATTTCTTCAGTCCAGCCAACGTCATGAAGCTGCTGGAGGTCGTGCGCGGCGCGCAGACGGCGAAGGACGTGCTGGCGACGGTGATGCGCGTGGCGCGCGCGATCGGCAAGACCGCTGTGGTTTCCGGCGTCTGCGACGGGTTCATCGGCAACCGCATGGTGGAGCCGTATCTGAAGCAGGCGCTTTACCTCGTGGAGGAAGGCGCTTCGCCGGCGCAGATCGATGCCGCCATCGAGCATTTCGGCTTTGCGATGGGGCCGTTTCGCATGAGCGACCTCGCCGGCAACGACATCAGTTGGGCGATCCGCAAGCGGCGATATCGAGAGGCGCCCGGACTGCCGTATCCGCGCATCGCGGATCGCGTTTGCGAAGCCGGCCGGTTCGGGCAGAAGACGGGCGCCGGCTGGTACGACTATCGCCCGGGCGAGCGCGAGCCGCACGCGTCGCCGGCTATCGAGGCCATCATCGCCGCGCACCGTGAGGCTATCGGCAGCAAACCGCGCGCGATCGGCGACGAGGAAATCGTCGGGCGGCTCGTTTATGCGCTCGTGAACGAGGGCGCCCGGATCCTCGCCGACGGCATCGCAGCCAAAGCCTCCGATATCGACGCGGTGTATCTGAACGGCTATGGCTTTCCGGCATGGCGCGGCGGACCGATGTTTTATGCGCAGACGGTCGGGCTCGCCAACGTCGCGGCGGCCATCGAACGGTACGCGTCGCAGCCCAATGGCGAGGCGTTCGTCATCGCGCCGCTGCTGGCCGAGACGGCCCGCGACGGCGGGCGCTTCGGCGCGTGA
- a CDS encoding NADP-dependent oxidoreductase, with protein MTATNRQILLVSRPEGAMSAENFKLVDTPLEPLRDGQLRVRNEWLSIDPYMRGRMNDAKSYAAPQPLGQVMIGETAGVVVESKHPEFLVGDKVTGMFGWQTFGTSNGAGLRKVDDRAVPLSAFLGAAGMPGVTAWYGLNKIIGPRAGQTIVVSAASGAVGGVVGQLAKLSGCRAVGVAGGAEKCRYVVDTLGFDACVDYKAGQLYKDLAAATPDGVDGCFENVGGAVLDATLARMNPFGRIAMCGMISGYDGAPAPIKHPSIILTMRLMVQGFIVTEHLDVWPQALSELASLIAQKKLRYRESIVEGIELAPQALMGVLKGANFGKQLVKLG; from the coding sequence ATGACCGCAACGAATCGTCAGATACTGCTTGTGTCGCGCCCCGAAGGCGCGATGAGCGCCGAGAACTTCAAGCTCGTCGATACCCCGCTCGAGCCGCTGCGCGACGGGCAATTACGCGTGCGCAACGAATGGCTCTCGATCGACCCCTACATGCGCGGCCGTATGAACGATGCAAAGTCGTATGCGGCGCCGCAGCCGCTCGGCCAAGTGATGATCGGTGAAACGGCGGGCGTCGTCGTCGAATCGAAGCATCCCGAGTTCCTCGTCGGCGACAAGGTTACGGGCATGTTCGGCTGGCAGACGTTCGGTACGTCGAACGGAGCGGGGCTGCGCAAGGTCGACGATCGCGCGGTGCCGCTTTCGGCGTTCCTCGGCGCGGCCGGCATGCCCGGCGTCACGGCGTGGTACGGACTCAACAAGATCATCGGCCCCCGCGCCGGCCAGACGATCGTCGTCAGCGCGGCGAGCGGCGCGGTGGGTGGCGTCGTCGGCCAGCTTGCGAAGCTGAGCGGATGCCGTGCGGTCGGGGTCGCGGGCGGTGCGGAGAAGTGCCGTTACGTCGTCGATACACTAGGCTTCGACGCCTGTGTCGACTACAAGGCGGGCCAGCTTTACAAGGATCTGGCGGCCGCCACGCCGGACGGCGTCGACGGCTGCTTCGAGAACGTCGGTGGGGCGGTGCTCGACGCGACGCTCGCGCGCATGAACCCGTTCGGGCGGATCGCGATGTGCGGCATGATTTCGGGCTACGACGGCGCGCCGGCACCGATCAAGCATCCGTCGATTATCCTGACGATGCGCCTGATGGTTCAAGGCTTCATTGTGACCGAGCACCTCGACGTCTGGCCGCAGGCGCTGTCGGAGCTCGCATCGCTGATCGCGCAAAAGAAGCTGCGCTATCGCGAAAGCATCGTCGAAGGCATCGAGCTGGCGCCGCAGGCATTGATGGGCGTGCTCAAAGGCGCGAACTTCGGCAAGCAACTCGTCAAACTCGGCTGA
- the pncA gene encoding bifunctional nicotinamidase/pyrazinamidase: MRRGEDALLVVDMQNDFMPGGALAVARGDEVVPIANRLARTFEHVVLTQDWHPSEHVSFAANHPGRAPFEMLALPYGEQVLWPVHCVQGTRGAALHAALDIAHARLVIRKGYRRDIDSYSAFIEADRKTPTGLAGYLRESGARRVWCCGLATDYCVAWTALDARAAGFEAIVVEDACRAIDLGGSLERAWRDMAAAGVLRMRADEVAART, from the coding sequence ATGAGGCGAGGCGAAGACGCATTGCTCGTCGTCGATATGCAGAACGACTTCATGCCCGGCGGCGCGTTGGCGGTCGCGCGCGGCGACGAGGTCGTTCCGATCGCGAACCGGCTGGCGCGCACGTTCGAGCACGTCGTGCTGACCCAGGACTGGCATCCGTCCGAGCACGTATCGTTCGCCGCCAACCATCCTGGCCGCGCGCCGTTCGAGATGCTGGCGCTGCCCTATGGGGAACAGGTGCTGTGGCCCGTGCACTGCGTGCAGGGCACGCGAGGCGCCGCGCTGCACGCCGCGCTCGACATCGCGCACGCGCGCCTCGTCATCCGCAAGGGCTATCGGCGCGACATCGACAGCTACTCGGCCTTCATCGAGGCCGACCGCAAAACGCCGACGGGCCTTGCGGGCTATCTGCGCGAATCGGGTGCGAGACGTGTCTGGTGCTGCGGGCTTGCCACCGACTATTGCGTCGCCTGGACGGCGCTCGACGCGCGCGCCGCGGGGTTCGAAGCCATCGTGGTCGAGGACGCCTGCCGTGCCATCGACCTCGGCGGCTCGCTCGAACGCGCCTGGCGCGACATGGCCGCAGCCGGCGTGCTGCGCATGCGTGCCGACGAGGTGGCGGCACGCACCTGA
- a CDS encoding MacB family efflux pump subunit: MRAARAPLLALAGITRRFGDGEEAVTVLRAIDLTIAAGEFVAIVGASGSGKSTLMNLLGCLDTPSTGRYTVGGIDTASLSPDALARLRRERFGFIFQRYHLLPHLSVAANVEVPAVYAGMPRAARRARALKLLARLGLTEHVGRRPNALSGGQQQRVSVARALMTGGEVILADEPTGALDSASGDEVLAILHELHALGHTIVVVTHDPMVARQAGRIVELRDGAIVRDTADRKPAGETPEIAAPGRAMTGERTARSEAPRRGAAFGRFLAACRMAGSALAAHRLRTLLTMLGIVIGILSVVSIVAIGEGAKRYMLEDLSRMGTHTIEIYPGKDWGDPEAASIRTLVPADGDALREARFAEAVTPATSRSLPVRRGRLAVDALVSGVSGEFFRVRGLAIAHGIAFGERDVRRYAQVAVIDRHARRALFGEQANPLGQIVLVGNVPCVVIGVTADRSGMFGTGATPNLWVPYSTAGARLFGQRGVDSLTVRIGAGEPAEAAEAAIVGLLTRRHGRKDFFTYNIDSVVKTAEGVGRTLTLLLTSVAVISLVVGGIGVMNIMLVSVAERTREIGIRAAVGARRGDLMQQFLAEAVLVCLAGGVLGVALSLVAGGIFTLFVDGWRMVYSARSVVAAFACSTLVGVLFGYVPARRAARLAPVDALARD, encoded by the coding sequence ATGAGGGCGGCCCGCGCGCCGCTGCTCGCGCTCGCCGGCATCACGCGCCGCTTCGGCGACGGCGAGGAGGCCGTCACCGTCCTGCGCGCCATCGATCTGACGATCGCGGCGGGCGAATTCGTGGCCATCGTCGGCGCGTCCGGCTCGGGCAAGTCGACGCTCATGAATCTGCTTGGCTGTCTCGATACGCCGAGCACGGGACGCTACACCGTGGGCGGCATCGACACGGCCTCACTGTCGCCTGACGCGCTTGCGCGACTGCGCCGCGAACGGTTCGGCTTCATTTTCCAGCGATACCACCTGCTCCCGCACCTGAGTGTGGCAGCCAACGTCGAGGTGCCGGCCGTCTACGCGGGCATGCCGCGAGCCGCGCGTCGGGCACGTGCGCTAAAGCTGCTTGCGCGCCTTGGCTTGACGGAACACGTCGGTCGGCGGCCGAACGCGCTCTCGGGTGGCCAGCAACAGCGCGTGAGCGTCGCGCGGGCATTGATGACGGGCGGCGAGGTCATCCTCGCGGACGAGCCCACGGGCGCGCTCGACAGCGCGAGCGGCGACGAGGTGCTTGCCATCCTGCACGAGCTGCACGCGCTCGGTCATACGATCGTCGTGGTCACTCACGATCCGATGGTGGCGCGGCAGGCGGGCCGGATCGTCGAGCTGCGCGACGGCGCGATCGTCAGGGATACGGCCGATCGTAAGCCGGCAGGCGAAACGCCGGAGATCGCGGCGCCAGGCCGCGCCATGACAGGCGAGCGCACCGCGAGGTCCGAGGCACCGCGCCGCGGTGCCGCATTCGGCCGCTTTCTCGCGGCCTGCCGCATGGCGGGCTCGGCCCTCGCCGCGCATCGGCTTCGCACGCTGCTCACGATGCTCGGCATCGTCATCGGCATTCTGTCGGTGGTATCCATCGTCGCCATCGGGGAAGGAGCCAAGCGCTACATGCTCGAGGATCTGAGCCGCATGGGCACGCATACGATCGAAATCTATCCGGGCAAGGACTGGGGCGACCCGGAGGCCGCGTCGATTCGCACGCTCGTGCCCGCCGATGGCGATGCTCTGCGCGAGGCCCGCTTCGCCGAAGCCGTCACGCCGGCAACGAGCCGATCGCTGCCGGTGCGGCGCGGCCGGCTTGCGGTCGACGCGCTCGTCTCGGGTGTGAGCGGCGAATTCTTTCGTGTGCGCGGGCTCGCGATCGCGCACGGAATCGCGTTCGGCGAACGCGACGTGCGCCGGTACGCGCAGGTCGCCGTTATCGATCGCCATGCACGCCGCGCACTGTTCGGCGAGCAGGCAAACCCGCTCGGCCAGATCGTGCTCGTAGGCAACGTACCCTGCGTCGTCATCGGCGTGACGGCTGACCGCAGCGGCATGTTCGGCACCGGTGCGACACCGAATCTCTGGGTTCCTTACTCCACCGCCGGCGCCCGGCTCTTCGGCCAGCGCGGGGTCGACAGCCTGACGGTGCGCATTGGCGCGGGCGAGCCGGCCGAAGCGGCGGAGGCCGCCATTGTCGGGCTGCTCACGCGTCGGCACGGGCGCAAGGATTTCTTCACCTACAACATCGACAGCGTCGTGAAAACGGCGGAGGGCGTGGGTCGGACATTGACCTTGCTGCTCACCTCGGTGGCAGTCATTTCGCTGGTCGTCGGCGGCATTGGCGTGATGAATATCATGCTCGTGTCGGTCGCGGAGCGTACGCGCGAAATCGGCATCCGCGCAGCCGTCGGCGCGCGCCGCGGCGATCTGATGCAGCAGTTTCTCGCCGAAGCGGTACTCGTATGCCTCGCGGGCGGCGTGCTCGGCGTGGCGTTGTCGCTCGTGGCGGGCGGCATTTTTACGCTTTTCGTCGATGGCTGGCGGATGGTGTATTCGGCGCGTTCGGTCGTCGCGGCCTTTGCATGCTCGACGCTCGTGGGCGTGTTGTTCGGCTACGTCCCGGCGCGACGAGCGGCGCGCCTCGCGCCCGTGGATGCGCTTGCACGAGACTGA
- a CDS encoding efflux RND transporter periplasmic adaptor subunit, with the protein MKPARRRPLVVASLAALAMCAALSAYAVRHFGGREPARYLSTAVVRADIEDAVLAAGTLHAQRGVDVGAQVSGQLQFVFVKLGQRVKRGQPLAQIDPTLAQHALREARLAQADTRAQRRAAAARLEEARRANSRAQAMASLGAASRELAERAHAALAVAEAQLASLDVLLAKSRVEVDKARAKVGYTRILAPMDGEVVAIVAQEGQTLIAEQQAPVILKLAQLDAMTVKAEISEADVVRIVPGQRAYFTILGEPERRHEGRLASVDPAPADFAETQGAHAAAATKTGKASGAAVYYHARFDVPNPDGRLRIGMTAQVVIVLGSASRALVVPVSALGEKTADGRYAVRVVDAKGHARVRPVAVGINNNVSAEIVAGLLEHERVVIGEAQPQSAGGEGA; encoded by the coding sequence ATGAAACCTGCTCGCCGCCGCCCGCTCGTGGTGGCCTCTCTCGCTGCCCTCGCCATGTGCGCGGCACTGTCCGCGTACGCAGTGCGTCATTTTGGCGGCCGCGAGCCGGCACGCTACCTGAGCACCGCGGTGGTGCGCGCCGACATCGAGGATGCGGTGCTGGCAGCCGGCACGCTGCATGCACAGCGCGGGGTCGATGTCGGCGCGCAGGTCTCAGGTCAACTACAGTTCGTTTTCGTGAAGCTCGGACAACGCGTGAAGCGCGGGCAGCCGCTCGCCCAGATCGATCCCACGCTCGCGCAGCATGCATTGCGCGAAGCGCGGTTGGCTCAAGCCGATACGCGCGCTCAGCGGCGTGCCGCGGCGGCGCGCCTCGAAGAGGCCCGGCGCGCAAACTCACGCGCGCAGGCCATGGCGTCGCTCGGCGCGGCATCCCGCGAGCTGGCCGAACGCGCGCATGCCGCACTCGCCGTGGCCGAAGCGCAATTGGCGTCGCTGGACGTCCTGCTGGCCAAATCGCGCGTGGAGGTGGACAAAGCTCGGGCCAAGGTGGGCTATACGCGGATCCTCGCGCCGATGGACGGCGAGGTGGTCGCCATCGTTGCGCAGGAAGGGCAAACGCTCATCGCCGAACAGCAGGCGCCCGTCATCCTGAAGCTGGCGCAGTTGGATGCGATGACGGTCAAGGCGGAAATATCGGAAGCGGATGTCGTACGGATCGTCCCGGGCCAGCGCGCCTATTTCACGATCCTCGGCGAGCCCGAGCGCCGTCACGAGGGCCGCCTTGCCAGTGTCGACCCCGCGCCCGCCGATTTCGCCGAGACGCAAGGCGCGCATGCAGCCGCCGCAACGAAGACGGGCAAGGCATCCGGCGCGGCGGTCTACTATCATGCGCGCTTCGACGTGCCGAATCCGGATGGCCGCTTGCGCATCGGCATGACCGCGCAGGTCGTCATCGTGCTCGGGAGTGCCTCTCGGGCATTGGTCGTGCCGGTATCCGCGCTCGGCGAAAAAACGGCCGATGGCCGGTACGCCGTGCGGGTCGTCGATGCCAAGGGGCACGCGCGCGTGCGCCCGGTGGCGGTCGGAATCAACAACAACGTGAGTGCGGAAATCGTCGCCGGACTGCTCGAGCACGAGCGCGTCGTCATTGGCGAGGCGCAGCCTCAGTCGGCGGGGGGCGAGGGCGCATGA
- a CDS encoding Dabb family protein gives MIRHIVMWKLKEQAEGATRTENALKLKEKLEGCRDIVPGIVRLEVGIAAPGLESTYDVVLVSDFADKAALDAYQVHPTHEALKAFIGAVRESRECVDYTC, from the coding sequence TTGATTCGACACATCGTCATGTGGAAGCTCAAGGAGCAGGCCGAAGGGGCGACGCGCACCGAAAACGCGCTCAAGCTGAAGGAAAAGCTCGAAGGGTGCCGCGATATCGTGCCAGGCATTGTCCGGCTCGAGGTCGGCATCGCGGCGCCGGGCCTCGAATCGACCTATGACGTCGTGCTCGTGTCCGATTTCGCCGACAAGGCGGCGCTCGACGCTTATCAAGTGCACCCCACTCACGAAGCGTTGAAGGCATTCATCGGCGCGGTGCGCGAATCGCGCGAGTGCGTCGATTACACGTGTTGA
- a CDS encoding 3-(methylthio)propionyl-CoA ligase, whose amino-acid sequence MTMPLQGRMMDVPLNVSMLIRHAARYAAGTEIVSRRVEGDIHRYTYRDCEKRARQLAQALMRLGVAPGERIATLAWNGYRHLEAYYGIPGLGAVCHTINPRLFPEQIGYIVNHADDRYVLFDVTFAPLVAALAPRCPRVKGWIALADETHMPALPGVPVLCYESLVGAESGEFEWPEFDERQASYLCYTSGTTGHPKGALYSHRSVVLHAYGASLPDAMGLSARDSVLPVVPMFHVNAWGIPHAAPLTGAKLVLPGKDLDGKSLHELMETERVTFSAGVPTVWMGLLAHVRNAGGRFSSLERTVIGGSSCPPAMLRTFEDEYGVRVIHAWGMTEMSPLGTLARLNWEQSQRPRDAQRRLLEKQGTVIFGVDMKVVGPDGRELPRDGAAFGDLYVRGPWVIERYFGSDESPLVDGWFPTGDVATIDEEGFLHITDRSKDVIKSGGEWISSSDVENVAIAHPDVAEAACIACLHPKWGERPLLVVVRRPTGSALTREALLAFYEGKVAKWWVPDDVVFVPELPHTATGKLSKMKLREMFRHHALPGAQDASLA is encoded by the coding sequence ATGACGATGCCGTTGCAGGGCCGAATGATGGATGTGCCGTTGAATGTCTCGATGCTGATCCGCCATGCCGCTCGCTACGCGGCTGGCACCGAGATCGTCTCGCGGCGCGTCGAAGGGGACATCCACCGCTATACCTACCGCGATTGCGAAAAACGCGCCCGGCAGCTCGCCCAGGCGCTGATGCGGCTCGGCGTGGCGCCAGGCGAGCGTATCGCCACGCTCGCCTGGAACGGCTACCGCCATCTGGAGGCCTACTACGGCATTCCCGGTCTGGGGGCCGTCTGCCATACGATCAACCCGCGGCTCTTTCCCGAGCAGATCGGCTACATCGTCAACCACGCGGACGACCGCTACGTACTCTTCGACGTCACGTTCGCGCCGCTCGTTGCCGCGCTCGCGCCGCGCTGCCCGCGCGTCAAAGGCTGGATCGCTCTCGCCGACGAGACGCACATGCCCGCGCTGCCCGGTGTGCCCGTCCTGTGCTACGAATCGCTCGTCGGCGCGGAATCGGGCGAGTTCGAGTGGCCGGAGTTCGACGAGCGGCAGGCGTCTTATCTCTGCTATACGTCGGGCACGACGGGGCACCCCAAGGGCGCACTCTATTCGCACCGTTCGGTCGTGCTGCATGCCTACGGCGCGTCGCTGCCCGATGCGATGGGCCTGAGCGCGCGCGATTCCGTGTTGCCCGTCGTGCCGATGTTCCACGTCAACGCCTGGGGCATTCCGCATGCGGCGCCGCTCACGGGCGCCAAGCTCGTGCTGCCCGGCAAGGATCTCGACGGCAAGTCGCTCCACGAACTGATGGAGACCGAGCGCGTAACGTTCTCGGCGGGCGTTCCCACCGTCTGGATGGGGCTGCTTGCTCACGTACGCAACGCCGGCGGGCGGTTCTCGTCGCTCGAGCGCACCGTCATCGGCGGATCGTCCTGTCCGCCCGCCATGCTGCGCACCTTCGAGGACGAGTACGGCGTACGCGTCATCCACGCATGGGGCATGACTGAAATGTCGCCGCTCGGCACACTCGCGCGTCTGAACTGGGAGCAGTCGCAAAGACCGCGGGACGCGCAGCGGCGACTGCTCGAGAAGCAGGGCACGGTCATCTTCGGCGTCGACATGAAGGTCGTCGGCCCCGATGGGCGCGAGTTGCCGCGCGACGGCGCGGCATTTGGGGATCTCTACGTGCGCGGCCCGTGGGTCATCGAGCGCTACTTCGGGAGCGACGAGTCCCCGCTCGTCGACGGCTGGTTTCCGACCGGCGACGTGGCCACGATCGACGAAGAAGGCTTCCTGCACATTACCGATCGCAGCAAGGACGTGATCAAGTCGGGGGGCGAGTGGATCAGCTCGAGCGACGTCGAGAACGTGGCCATCGCCCATCCGGACGTGGCGGAGGCCGCCTGCATCGCATGCCTGCACCCGAAATGGGGCGAGCGGCCGCTGCTCGTAGTCGTCCGGCGGCCGACCGGCAGCGCACTCACGCGCGAGGCGTTGCTGGCCTTCTACGAAGGCAAGGTCGCGAAATGGTGGGTACCCGACGACGTCGTCTTCGTCCCCGAGCTTCCCCATACGGCCACGGGCAAGCTCTCGAAGATGAAGCTGCGCGAGATGTTCCGCCATCATGCGCTTCCCGGCGCGCAGGACGCGTCGCTCGCGTAG